The following proteins are co-located in the Billgrantia tianxiuensis genome:
- the dtd gene encoding D-aminoacyl-tRNA deacylase, with protein sequence MKALIQRVRRASVTVENRRVGAIDHGLLALVGVEKGDDEAAAERLLHKLLRYRVFSDEAGKMNLDLQQVDGGLLLVSQFTLAADTRKGLRPSFSSAAPPADGERLFHYLLERARAAWPRVESGEFAANMQVELINDGPVTFLLES encoded by the coding sequence ATGAAGGCCCTGATACAGCGCGTGCGCCGCGCCAGCGTCACGGTGGAGAACCGGAGGGTGGGCGCCATCGATCATGGCCTGCTGGCCCTGGTGGGGGTGGAGAAGGGTGACGACGAGGCCGCCGCCGAGCGTCTGCTGCACAAGCTGCTGCGCTACCGGGTGTTCAGCGACGAGGCGGGCAAGATGAACCTCGACCTGCAGCAGGTCGATGGCGGGCTGCTACTGGTGTCGCAGTTCACCCTGGCCGCCGATACCCGCAAGGGGCTGCGGCCGAGCTTCTCCAGCGCCGCGCCGCCGGCCGACGGCGAGCGGCTGTTCCACTACCTGCTCGAACGCGCCCGGGCGGCCTGGCCCCGGGTCGAGAGCGGCGAGTTCGCCGCCAACATGCAGGTCGAGCTGATCAATGACGGGCCGGTGACGTTTCTGCTGGAGAGTTGA
- a CDS encoding TIGR02444 family protein: protein MKGDSTATTAALRAGLSTDPLWDFALAFYARPGVESACLRLQDEADVDVCELLWLCWLYRHRLMLTREPPGLTDIRRWQREITLPLRSLRRQLKDEASRNTGIAEVRRKIQQAELAAERETLLRLQCLAEQAEELAALPTSAPSLEIYLASRWKLQKKAQLLAAQTLECQLDPL from the coding sequence ATGAAGGGAGATTCTACCGCAACGACCGCCGCTCTGCGGGCCGGCCTGTCGACCGATCCGCTGTGGGATTTCGCGCTGGCATTCTATGCCCGTCCCGGGGTGGAGTCGGCCTGCCTGCGGCTGCAGGACGAGGCGGATGTCGACGTGTGCGAACTACTCTGGCTTTGCTGGCTATATCGCCACCGTCTCATGCTGACTCGGGAGCCTCCCGGGCTCACGGACATTCGACGTTGGCAGCGGGAGATCACTCTACCGCTGCGCAGCCTGCGCCGCCAGCTCAAGGACGAGGCCTCGCGCAACACCGGCATCGCCGAAGTCCGCCGGAAGATCCAGCAGGCCGAGCTCGCCGCCGAGCGCGAAACTCTTCTACGCCTGCAATGCCTCGCCGAGCAAGCCGAGGAGTTGGCAGCGCTACCCACATCTGCTCCAAGCCTCGAAATTTACCTCGCAAGTCGCTGGAAATTACAGAAAAAAGCGCAACTTTTGGCAGCTCAAACCCTAGAATGCCAGCTTGACCCTCTTTAG
- a CDS encoding TRAP transporter small permease — translation MTEEDSEKNYRSTLPGPLGIVDTWISRAESMILALGVILMAINTVANVISRFALGESLHFSEEINRILIVMITFAGLGYAARHGRHIRMSAIYDALPTGGRRWLMIVICLFTSLVMFVLCYYSIGYIQTLYGRGRVLPSLSIPVWIIYLWVPVGFTITGIQYLLTAIKNLTSRDVYLSTHVIDGYKDTETEV, via the coding sequence ATGACAGAAGAAGATTCGGAAAAGAACTACCGTTCCACGCTCCCCGGCCCTCTCGGCATCGTCGATACCTGGATCAGCCGCGCCGAGTCGATGATCCTGGCGCTGGGCGTGATCCTGATGGCGATCAACACCGTGGCCAACGTGATCAGCCGCTTCGCCCTGGGCGAGAGCCTGCACTTCTCCGAGGAGATCAACCGCATCCTGATCGTGATGATCACCTTCGCCGGGCTTGGCTATGCCGCGCGTCATGGTCGTCACATCCGCATGTCGGCCATCTACGATGCCTTGCCCACCGGCGGCCGGCGCTGGCTGATGATCGTGATCTGCCTGTTCACCTCGCTGGTGATGTTCGTGCTCTGCTATTACTCGATCGGTTACATCCAGACCCTCTACGGTCGCGGTCGCGTGCTTCCTTCGCTGAGCATCCCCGTCTGGATCATCTACCTCTGGGTCCCAGTCGGCTTCACCATCACCGGTATCCAGTATCTGCTTACCGCGATCAAGAATCTCACCTCCCGTGACGTCTATCTGTCGACCCATGTCATCGACGGCTACAAGGATACCGAAACGGAAGTCTGA
- a CDS encoding TRAP transporter large permease — protein MTPIILSIMIVLLLLGFPMMIPLATAAFVGFYMTFGGLGQMETLIQQMMGGIRPTALIAVPMFILAADIMTRGQSAGRLIDMVMSFVGHIKGGLAVSTAASCTLFGAVSGSTQATVVAVGSPLRPRMLKAGYKDSFTLALIINSSDIAFLIPPSIGMIIYGVISGTSIGELFIAGIGPGLLILAMFSVYCVIYAIVHKVPTEPKSSWKERALAVRDALWPLGFPVLIVGGIYGGIFSPTEAAAACVLYAVLLEFVVFRSLKMPDMYAIAKSTGLITAVVFILVAVGNGFSWIISFAQIPQTLLAAFGINEAGPIGVLIAISVAFFIACMFVDPIVVILVLTPIFAPAISASGLDPVLVGVLITLQVAIGSATPPFGCDIFTAIAIFKRPYWEVIRGTPPFVFMLILSAALIIIFPQIALFLRDLAFR, from the coding sequence ATGACACCCATCATTCTCTCCATCATGATCGTGCTCCTGCTGCTGGGATTTCCGATGATGATTCCGCTGGCGACGGCAGCCTTCGTCGGCTTCTACATGACCTTCGGCGGCCTGGGGCAGATGGAAACCCTCATTCAGCAGATGATGGGGGGCATTCGACCGACGGCGCTGATTGCCGTACCGATGTTCATCCTGGCCGCCGACATCATGACCCGCGGCCAGTCGGCAGGACGGCTGATCGACATGGTCATGAGCTTCGTCGGCCATATCAAGGGCGGGCTCGCGGTCAGCACCGCCGCCTCCTGCACCCTGTTCGGCGCCGTGTCGGGCTCGACCCAGGCCACCGTGGTGGCAGTGGGCTCGCCGTTGCGTCCACGCATGCTCAAGGCCGGCTACAAGGACTCCTTCACCCTGGCCCTGATAATCAACTCCAGCGACATCGCCTTCCTGATTCCGCCGAGCATCGGCATGATCATCTATGGCGTCATCTCGGGCACCTCGATCGGCGAGCTGTTCATTGCCGGTATCGGCCCGGGGCTGTTGATCCTGGCCATGTTCTCGGTCTACTGCGTCATCTATGCCATCGTGCACAAGGTGCCGACCGAGCCCAAGTCGAGCTGGAAGGAAAGAGCCCTCGCCGTACGCGATGCACTGTGGCCGCTGGGCTTCCCGGTACTGATCGTGGGCGGCATCTATGGCGGTATCTTCAGCCCCACCGAAGCCGCCGCAGCGTGCGTACTGTATGCGGTGCTGCTCGAGTTCGTGGTCTTCCGTTCACTGAAGATGCCGGACATGTATGCCATCGCCAAGTCCACCGGCCTGATCACCGCGGTGGTGTTCATTCTGGTGGCAGTCGGTAACGGCTTCTCCTGGATCATCTCCTTCGCCCAGATCCCCCAGACCCTGCTGGCGGCGTTCGGTATCAACGAGGCAGGGCCGATCGGCGTGCTGATCGCCATTTCGGTGGCTTTCTTCATCGCCTGCATGTTCGTCGATCCGATCGTGGTGATCCTGGTGCTGACGCCGATCTTCGCCCCGGCGATCTCGGCCTCGGGCCTCGACCCGGTACTGGTCGGTGTGCTGATCACGCTGCAGGTGGCGATAGGCTCGGCGACACCGCCCTTCGGCTGCGACATCTTCACCGCCATTGCCATTTTCAAGCGACCCTACTGGGAAGTGATACGCGGTACGCCGCCCTTCGTCTTCATGCTGATCCTGTCGGCGGCGCTGATCATCATATTCCCGCAGATCGCCCTGTTCCTGCGCGATCTGGCCTTCCGCTAA
- a CDS encoding universal stress protein: protein MFNRILVPVDGSKGALKALEKAVGLHLLTGAELYILCVFKHHSLLEASLSMVRPERLDIPDDALKEYATEVAVHAKSEAVELGAEPTRLRAFVKGGRPSRTIVRFARKRECDLIVIGAQGTNGEKSLLLGSVAQRVAGSAHCPTLVV, encoded by the coding sequence ATGTTCAATCGCATACTGGTACCGGTGGACGGTTCCAAGGGCGCCCTGAAGGCACTGGAGAAGGCCGTGGGTCTGCATCTGCTGACCGGCGCCGAACTCTATATCCTGTGCGTATTCAAGCACCATAGCCTGTTGGAGGCATCGCTCTCGATGGTGCGCCCGGAGAGGCTCGACATTCCCGACGACGCCCTCAAGGAGTACGCCACCGAGGTCGCCGTGCACGCCAAGAGCGAGGCGGTCGAGCTGGGAGCCGAGCCGACCCGGCTGCGCGCCTTCGTCAAGGGCGGGCGCCCTTCGCGCACCATCGTGCGCTTCGCGCGCAAGAGGGAGTGCGACCTGATCGTGATCGGCGCCCAGGGCACCAACGGCGAGAAGAGCCTGCTGCTGGGCAGCGTGGCCCAGCGCGTTGCCGGCTCGGCGCACTGCCCCACCCTGGTGGTATGA
- a CDS encoding poly(3-hydroxybutyrate) depolymerase: MKALTLLAVGLLLSHGAQAETRLPELPRLAVEPNATSVIGVSSGGYMATQLAVAWPERFQGVAVLAAGPWSCAQGGLGQALGQCMATRRGPPDLAGLDVRLRDYQARGLVGGSEALAALRAFVWHGDEDSVVDPSLGLALAEQLGDWLANPEEQLKVVRSPGVGHGWPIEADERIPPSQLAQCRIGGGTHMLACGLDIAGEALDWLHGPQEPAQAMSSTQLLRFDQAPFDARGLGDAGYVLVPEGCEAGGCGLTVALHGCSMTEEQIDEAFVRYSGLNEWAAANRRVVLYPQATSSLANPQGCWDWWGFAESTWQLDPLHDTREGVQVQALMAMIERLEEAPEE, translated from the coding sequence ATGAAAGCCTTGACCCTGTTGGCTGTCGGGCTGCTGCTGAGCCACGGCGCCCAAGCGGAGACTCGATTGCCCGAGCTGCCCCGGCTCGCTGTCGAGCCAAACGCGACCAGTGTGATCGGCGTCTCCTCGGGAGGCTACATGGCCACCCAATTGGCCGTGGCCTGGCCGGAACGCTTCCAGGGCGTGGCCGTGCTCGCCGCGGGCCCGTGGAGCTGCGCCCAGGGCGGCCTGGGCCAGGCACTTGGGCAGTGCATGGCGACACGTCGCGGGCCACCCGACCTTGCCGGCCTGGACGTGCGCCTGCGCGACTACCAGGCGCGTGGCCTGGTGGGCGGGAGCGAAGCGCTTGCCGCGCTGCGTGCCTTCGTCTGGCACGGGGACGAGGACAGCGTGGTGGATCCCTCGCTCGGCCTGGCGCTGGCCGAGCAATTGGGCGACTGGCTGGCAAATCCCGAGGAACAGCTCAAGGTGGTTCGCTCCCCCGGCGTCGGCCACGGCTGGCCCATCGAGGCCGACGAGCGGATTCCGCCAAGCCAGCTGGCCCAATGCCGAATCGGCGGCGGCACCCATATGCTGGCCTGCGGCCTGGATATCGCGGGCGAAGCGCTGGACTGGCTGCATGGGCCGCAGGAGCCCGCGCAAGCCATGTCGTCGACCCAGTTGCTGCGCTTCGACCAGGCCCCGTTCGACGCCCGCGGCTTGGGCGATGCCGGCTACGTGCTGGTTCCGGAGGGCTGCGAGGCGGGAGGCTGCGGCCTGACCGTGGCACTGCACGGCTGCAGCATGACCGAGGAGCAGATCGACGAAGCCTTCGTACGCTACAGCGGCCTCAACGAATGGGCCGCGGCCAACCGCCGTGTCGTGCTCTATCCCCAGGCCACCAGTAGCCTGGCCAATCCCCAGGGTTGCTGGGACTGGTGGGGCTTTGCCGAGAGCACCTGGCAGCTCGACCCGTTGCACGACACCCGGGAAGGCGTCCAAGTCCAAGCGCTGATGGCCATGATCGAACGACTCGAGGAAGCCCCTGAGGAGTAA
- a CDS encoding SCO family protein, translating into MKRQRIWVVLGALVVVVALGGLVGFQQFQQADDGSPKGGPVELPSTQGDFSLTQLEDDQLAVLFFGYTYCPDVCPMSMAVMRQVMQGLEEDQRRRVVPVLISVDPERDTIERLTEYVGYFGDDFIGATGSQAQLEELAARYGVIWRRVETPDSAMEYTIDHSSSIYLVDRHGTILQRVLYSPTPHPLRSALEHELGG; encoded by the coding sequence ATGAAGCGGCAACGTATCTGGGTGGTATTGGGCGCGCTGGTCGTCGTGGTGGCTCTCGGCGGGCTGGTCGGTTTCCAGCAGTTCCAGCAGGCCGACGACGGCAGCCCGAAGGGCGGCCCGGTGGAGCTACCCTCGACCCAGGGCGATTTTTCACTGACCCAGCTCGAGGACGACCAGCTGGCGGTACTGTTCTTCGGTTATACCTACTGCCCGGACGTTTGCCCGATGAGCATGGCCGTGATGCGTCAGGTCATGCAGGGGCTGGAGGAGGATCAGCGGCGGCGGGTGGTCCCGGTGCTGATCTCCGTGGATCCGGAGCGCGACACCATCGAACGCCTCACCGAGTATGTCGGATATTTCGGCGATGACTTCATCGGTGCCACCGGCAGCCAGGCACAGCTCGAGGAGCTGGCCGCCCGGTACGGGGTCATCTGGCGCCGGGTGGAAACGCCCGACTCGGCGATGGAGTACACCATCGACCACAGCTCATCGATCTATCTGGTCGACCGCCACGGTACGATCCTGCAGCGGGTGCTCTACTCGCCGACGCCGCATCCGCTACGTTCGGCGCTTGAGCACGAACTCGGCGGATAG
- a CDS encoding AEC family transporter, translated as MEGVADALGPLFLLILFGAVLGRLRQPDGNFWIQLEKVIYFLLFPAMLVATLATANVGEVPVVRLALALLGGMLAFAGLLWAIQRRLGLEPAAFTSVFQGALRFNTYVGVAGAAALHGTAGATVAAVAVALMVPMVNVLCVASFIAAGTLGPSSLGKSLAALVRNPLILACLAGIGLNLSGIGLPGWSGSAVELLGRAALPLGLVAVGVALRPQALLRVDRGVWTSNLVKLVLMPALVFAVALMLGLDAVSRDVALLFAALPTATSAYILARQLGGDAELMAALITGQTLLAMATLPLWLHLAGS; from the coding sequence ATGGAAGGCGTCGCCGATGCCCTGGGGCCCCTGTTCCTGCTGATACTGTTCGGCGCCGTCCTGGGACGATTGCGCCAGCCGGACGGTAACTTCTGGATACAGCTCGAGAAAGTCATCTACTTTCTGCTCTTCCCCGCCATGCTGGTCGCTACCCTGGCCACCGCCAACGTCGGTGAGGTGCCAGTGGTGCGTCTGGCGCTCGCCCTGCTCGGCGGCATGCTGGCATTTGCCGGGCTGCTGTGGGCCATACAGCGCAGGCTGGGCCTCGAGCCGGCCGCCTTCACTTCGGTATTTCAGGGCGCACTGCGCTTCAACACCTATGTCGGAGTGGCTGGCGCGGCCGCCCTGCATGGTACCGCCGGCGCCACGGTGGCGGCGGTCGCCGTGGCGCTGATGGTGCCGATGGTCAACGTACTGTGCGTCGCCAGCTTCATCGCCGCCGGCACACTCGGCCCCTCGAGCCTGGGCAAGAGCCTGGCGGCACTGGTGCGCAACCCGCTGATTCTCGCCTGCCTGGCCGGCATCGGCCTCAACCTCTCCGGCATCGGCCTGCCCGGCTGGAGCGGCTCCGCCGTGGAGTTGCTGGGCCGCGCCGCCCTGCCGCTCGGGCTGGTGGCGGTGGGCGTTGCCCTGCGCCCCCAAGCGCTACTGCGGGTGGATCGCGGCGTGTGGACTTCCAATCTGGTCAAGCTGGTATTGATGCCCGCCCTGGTGTTCGCCGTGGCGCTGATGCTGGGGCTGGACGCCGTGAGTCGCGATGTGGCCCTGCTGTTTGCCGCCCTGCCCACGGCTACCTCGGCCTACATCCTGGCGCGTCAACTAGGTGGCGATGCCGAGCTGATGGCTGCCCTGATCACCGGCCAGACGCTGCTTGCCATGGCGACGCTGCCCCTGTGGCTGCATCTCGCCGGAAGCTGA
- a CDS encoding LysR family transcriptional regulator, whose product MVEVSTATLDLELLRSFQAAARLGSLAAAAEQRHRTVSAISMQIKRLESLLDARLLERGPRGVVPTATGEALLQEVRELLRMHDGIVARYAGRGLRGKVRFGLPEDYARELLGDVLPEFTARHPEVLLQAVTATSGELARQLERARLDLAVVLDRPIALPGGEPLWRTRPVWAAPRIANLTERDSLPLALHEVDCPYRALATEALERLGRPWHAVFTSTSIHAIERAVETGLAISVLDRERLTPAMRELGEAEGLPVLGRCEAQLHFARTIEPASRPAAQALAELLRERLRGRGPWRGAGAG is encoded by the coding sequence ATGGTTGAAGTCTCGACGGCGACTCTGGATCTCGAACTGCTGCGCAGCTTCCAGGCAGCGGCCCGGCTTGGCTCGCTGGCGGCGGCGGCCGAACAGCGGCACCGCACCGTGAGCGCCATCAGCATGCAGATCAAGCGCCTCGAGTCGCTGCTCGATGCCCGCCTGCTGGAGCGCGGCCCGCGCGGTGTCGTGCCGACCGCCACCGGCGAGGCGCTGCTGCAGGAGGTACGCGAACTGCTGCGTATGCACGACGGCATCGTCGCTCGCTACGCCGGGCGTGGCCTGCGGGGCAAGGTGCGCTTCGGCCTGCCCGAGGATTACGCCCGCGAGCTGCTCGGCGACGTATTGCCTGAGTTCACCGCGCGCCACCCCGAGGTGCTGCTGCAGGCGGTAACGGCCACCAGCGGCGAGCTGGCACGCCAGCTGGAGCGCGCGCGGCTGGACCTGGCGGTGGTGCTGGACCGCCCCATCGCGTTGCCCGGGGGCGAGCCGCTGTGGCGCACCCGGCCGGTATGGGCCGCTCCACGCATCGCCAACCTGACCGAGCGGGACAGCCTGCCGCTGGCCCTGCACGAGGTCGATTGTCCCTACCGGGCGCTGGCCACCGAAGCCCTGGAAAGGCTCGGCAGGCCCTGGCACGCGGTGTTCACCAGCACCAGCATCCACGCCATCGAACGCGCGGTGGAGACGGGATTGGCGATCAGTGTGCTCGACCGCGAGCGTCTGACCCCCGCCATGCGCGAGCTGGGCGAGGCCGAAGGGTTGCCCGTGCTCGGCCGCTGCGAGGCGCAATTGCACTTCGCCCGTACCATCGAACCTGCCTCTCGGCCCGCCGCCCAGGCACTAGCCGAGCTGCTGCGCGAGCGCCTGCGTGGGCGTGGGCCCTGGCGCGGCGCAGGAGCCGGGTGA